One genomic segment of Coffea arabica cultivar ET-39 chromosome 6e, Coffea Arabica ET-39 HiFi, whole genome shotgun sequence includes these proteins:
- the LOC140009852 gene encoding uncharacterized protein, producing MAPLSRCPAELEICQDAIGAMDGTHIPASVPQAEQMAYTNRHGTQSQNILAVCDHDMRFIYVYAGWEGSAHDARVLESALRMHTDFPIPPPGSIMLCKDAIGAMDGTHIPASVPQAEQMAYTNRHGTQSQNILAVCDHDMRFIYVYAGWEGKYYLVDAAYKMQPGFLAPFKGGRDTRAGQGRGRTQGPKELFNTRHSQLRNVVERSFGVLKQRFAYLKGPVPYSYMQTQINVVIACCALHNFLRETQPSDDHFVQYEQEDLQVWDEGGVGPYPQIQPLAVSPQEIETWKAMREEMATSMHAASRRRR from the exons ATGGCCCCCTTATCAAGGTGCCCTGCTGAACTGGAGATATGCCAG GATGCTATAGGTGCTATGGATGGCACCCATATCCCTGCTTCAGTTCCGCAGGCCGAACAAATGGCTTACACTAATAGGCATGGGACGCAATCGCAAAATATTTTAGCCGTATGTGATCATGACATGCGCTTTATTTATGTGTATGCAGGATGGGAAGGTAGCGCACACGATGCTCGAGTATTAGAAAGTGCACTTAGAATGCACACCGACTTCCCGATTCCACCCCCAGGTTCGATCATGCTTTGCAAA GATGCTATAGGTGCTATGGATGGCACCCATATCCCTGCTTCAGTTCCGCAGGCCGAACAAATGGCTTACACTAATAGGCATGGGACGCAATCGCAAAATATTTTAGCCGTATGTGATCATGACATGCGCTTTATTTATGTGTATGCAGGATGGGAAG GTAAGTACTACCTCGTGGATGCGGCATATAAGATGCAGCCCGGATTCTTAGCACCATTCAAAGGAGGACGTGATACACGAGCTGGACAAGGACGTGGTCGAACCCAAGGTCCGAAGGAGCTGTTCAATACCCGTCATTCCCAACTTCGTAACGTAGTTGAACGTAGTTTCGGCGTCCTTAAGCAACGATTTGCATATTTGAAGGGGCCGGTACCATATTCATATATGCAGACCCAAATCAACGTGGTGATTGCATGTTGTGCTCTGCATAATTTTCTAAGAGAGACTCAACCTTCTGACGATCACTTTGTGCAGTATGAACAAGAGGATTTACAAGTTTGGGACGAAGGGGGCGTAGGTCCATATCCACAAATTCAACCATTGGCTGTGTCCCCGCAAGAGATTGAAACTTGGAAGGCAATGAGAGAAGAAATGGCAACTTCCATGCATGCCGCTTCCCGTAGGCGAAGGTAG